From the Bacteriovorax sp. Seq25_V genome, one window contains:
- a CDS encoding HD-GYP domain-containing protein: MAYTPLRISTVKPNRELSFDLYIYFKDTYLKYSERGTSIEEEKYSKLKKQKIAKFYITESDEPNYQAFLDKLLVDTMNDPAVPLDDKVNVVDGACSTAVERMQKDPESESAYRMTKSAAKSLRQIVEQNPEALKKIFGKKASEADMIIKHSLNVSALSTKLAVKMKCSNEEIDNIATAGLIHDVGITRLNQQDQALFKRQKGTYTSDDKRIYGLHVKDAVKALSDKPWVTKDVMELVINHEEVLSGLGPNKKKKLTLPEMILSLVNTYDKHIITTGESPQEAIKSIMISELGNYELDLMNKFKEILKSEQILD, translated from the coding sequence ATGGCATACACTCCACTTAGAATTTCAACAGTTAAACCAAACAGAGAATTATCTTTTGATCTTTATATTTATTTTAAAGACACATATCTAAAATATAGTGAGCGTGGAACTTCAATTGAAGAAGAAAAATATTCAAAGTTAAAGAAACAAAAAATTGCAAAGTTCTACATCACTGAAAGTGACGAGCCAAATTACCAAGCATTTCTTGATAAGTTACTTGTTGATACAATGAATGACCCTGCAGTACCACTAGATGATAAAGTAAACGTTGTAGATGGTGCTTGCTCTACCGCAGTAGAAAGAATGCAAAAAGATCCAGAAAGTGAATCTGCATACCGTATGACAAAATCTGCAGCAAAGAGTTTAAGACAAATTGTTGAACAAAATCCAGAAGCACTAAAAAAGATCTTCGGCAAGAAAGCATCTGAAGCTGATATGATCATTAAACACTCATTAAATGTCTCAGCACTTTCAACAAAACTAGCAGTGAAGATGAAATGCTCAAATGAAGAAATAGATAATATTGCCACTGCAGGTCTTATTCATGACGTTGGGATCACAAGACTTAATCAGCAAGACCAGGCTCTATTCAAAAGACAAAAAGGAACGTATACATCTGATGACAAACGTATTTACGGCCTACATGTAAAAGATGCAGTGAAAGCATTAAGTGACAAGCCATGGGTAACAAAAGACGTCATGGAACTTGTCATAAATCACGAAGAGGTCCTCTCTGGTCTGGGACCAAATAAAAAGAAAAAGCTAACTCTTCCAGAGATGATTCTGAGTTTAGTAAATACTTACGATAAACATATCATTACAACTGGTGAATCTCCACAAGAAGCAATCAAAAGTATCATGATTAGTGAACTTGGAAATTATGAACTAGACCTAATGAATAAATTTAAAGAAATTCTAAAAAGTGAGCAGATACTTGATTAA
- a CDS encoding 7TM diverse intracellular signaling domain-containing protein, which yields MKYFFLFYLFFFQIVSAKTIEVGLITENLNISNTIQISESYDFPESFQLNESDEIHHRYTATPVWFKFQLHNTLDRTNDFYIYSNAGLLGNLTLYKFENSLNEYIEVAKDAINERQVPGGVHPKFKLHLEPNETAIYIIKRESIHHLDTKFILGDIDSVNESEYALEKLYIIYIAAFLMIFFYNLSVFSFTRDRDFLYYCLFIASISITVLILNGYLERNYFSFEINEHLGAFSSLSLVVSVIFAYSFLNFKSVYPNIKKILAPSVGFGVFTLVSNFTPLYKVFPNFFGTIIDFNIVLTICLIMYLSIRKAIKYKDPLAKIYVLSWFFMYGSVIIWFGVYAQIIPFNFFTQNIIIFGNIIEMLILSVALAYKMNILTTEKNFANQQARNKEKLQKIVRVLSHDIANSIFIILTYTRQKERGVSHFDNDRAWERVKRAAKNIENILNSVKEEQKLERELEFIQKSKINIIKSLNSALSNFEEKATEKNISFIKDFLEEEILLESNDTILTHQIFGNLISNAIKYSHSNSDINITISKKMNQTIIVIRDYGIGITSGLIEKIEAEKSTHSTIGTHGEQGTGFGLYLVISYAKALGIKLTIKRATSGLGTEAILIF from the coding sequence ATGAAATATTTTTTTCTATTCTACCTTTTCTTTTTTCAAATTGTCAGCGCAAAAACAATAGAAGTTGGCTTAATAACAGAAAATTTGAATATATCAAACACTATTCAAATTAGTGAATCTTATGATTTTCCGGAGTCTTTTCAACTCAATGAAAGTGATGAAATTCATCACCGCTACACTGCTACTCCAGTGTGGTTCAAGTTTCAACTTCACAATACCCTTGATCGTACAAATGACTTCTATATCTACTCCAATGCTGGTCTTCTTGGTAACCTAACCCTTTATAAGTTTGAAAATAGTCTTAATGAGTATATTGAAGTTGCTAAAGATGCTATAAACGAACGCCAAGTCCCTGGCGGAGTTCACCCTAAGTTTAAGTTGCACCTAGAGCCGAATGAAACCGCAATTTATATTATCAAAAGAGAAAGTATACATCATCTCGATACGAAGTTTATTCTTGGAGATATTGATTCTGTAAACGAAAGCGAATACGCACTTGAAAAGCTCTATATTATTTATATCGCTGCCTTTTTAATGATTTTCTTTTACAATCTTTCTGTTTTCTCATTCACAAGGGACAGAGATTTCCTATACTACTGTTTATTTATTGCTTCGATTTCGATAACAGTTCTCATACTTAATGGATACCTTGAAAGAAATTATTTTTCATTTGAGATTAATGAGCACCTTGGAGCATTTTCTTCCCTATCACTCGTTGTGTCAGTCATCTTTGCCTATTCTTTTTTAAACTTTAAATCGGTCTATCCCAATATCAAAAAGATTTTAGCACCAAGCGTGGGTTTTGGAGTTTTCACTCTTGTCTCTAATTTCACACCTTTATACAAAGTATTTCCAAATTTTTTTGGAACTATTATTGATTTCAATATTGTTTTAACAATCTGCCTTATTATGTATCTAAGTATTAGAAAGGCAATTAAATATAAAGACCCTCTTGCAAAAATTTATGTTCTCTCTTGGTTTTTTATGTATGGTTCGGTCATTATTTGGTTTGGTGTTTATGCACAGATAATACCTTTCAATTTTTTCACTCAAAATATTATTATTTTTGGAAATATCATTGAGATGCTAATTCTTTCTGTTGCTCTAGCATATAAGATGAATATCCTGACGACAGAGAAAAATTTTGCAAACCAGCAGGCAAGGAATAAAGAAAAGCTTCAAAAAATCGTGCGTGTGCTATCTCATGATATTGCTAATTCAATTTTCATTATCCTCACCTATACGAGACAAAAAGAGCGCGGAGTTTCACACTTTGATAATGACAGAGCATGGGAAAGAGTAAAACGTGCGGCTAAAAACATTGAAAATATTTTAAATTCAGTTAAAGAAGAACAAAAACTCGAAAGAGAACTTGAATTCATTCAAAAAAGTAAGATAAATATCATCAAATCTCTTAATAGCGCGTTATCAAATTTTGAGGAAAAGGCTACAGAGAAGAATATCTCTTTCATTAAAGACTTTTTAGAGGAAGAAATATTACTTGAATCAAACGATACGATATTAACCCACCAAATCTTTGGTAATTTAATAAGTAATGCAATTAAATATTCACATTCAAACTCCGATATTAATATTACTATTTCAAAAAAAATGAATCAGACTATAATAGTTATACGTGACTATGGAATAGGTATCACTTCGGGACTTATTGAAAAGATTGAAGCTGAAAAATCAACTCATTCAACGATAGGGACTCATGGTGAACAAGGAACAGGCTTTGGGCTTTATCTCGTTATTTCCTATGCAAAGGCATTAGGAATTAAACTGACAATAAAGAGAGCAACATCAGGACTTGGAACAGAAGCAATATTAATTTTTTGA